In Cyprinus carpio isolate SPL01 chromosome A1, ASM1834038v1, whole genome shotgun sequence, the following proteins share a genomic window:
- the LOC109092878 gene encoding myotubularin-related protein 7-like isoform X1, protein MEHIRTPKVENVHMIDRLTPRKSTVGTLYLSSTHTIFVENSEARKETWVLHSLVYNVERFPTNPSGSPLIIRCKNFHVYRLLIPQERDCLDVLASLTRLSRPESYGELFCFSFNPNLDKELREKAWGFIDLKAEFNRMGIPSNLWHVTAANHEYRLCDTYPSELFVPKSAFPAVIVGSAKFRSRGRLPVLSYFHRDTSASICRSSQPLSGFSARSSDDEQMLQAIMKSNPISEFMYVVDTRPKLNAMANRAAGKGYENEDHYTNIKLQFIGIENIHVMRNSQQKLIDVGELAAPSMSDFLWGLENSGWLKHIKAVLDAGVFIAKAVAEDGVSVLVHCSDGWDRTAQACSVASVLLDPYYRTIKGLMVLIEKDWVSFGHKFSHRYAHLDGDPKEVSPVMDQFLECVWQLMQQFPCAFEFNERFLIQLHTHIYSCQYGNFIGNCQKERRDLRLQERTHSLWPHLWENRAEYTNPLYRTDHSQTQGVLKPLTTAYCFKFWKGMYGRAEKSVASHQSPADCLNAVREESQQLEEELSAHQERLAQLKEKKTSGGRKKTNKLSERVRRPIPIESKLSSPLDYFTTTRSEKHTPSFTLPLELAAPPKNGDPDDLSTCSDFESGVADLSSRSSSAGDDAKDPDSDEAVKTNV, encoded by the exons ATGGAGCACATCAGAACACCAAAG GTGGAAAATGTGCATATGATTGATAGACTGACCCCCAGAAAATCTACGGTGGGCACATTATACCTCTCCTCAACTCACACTATATTTGTAGAGAACTCGGAGGCCCGCAAAGAGACCTGG GTTCTGCACAGTTTGGTATATAATGTGGAGAGATTCCCAACAAACCCATCAGGAAGTCCTCTCATTATCCGCTGTAAGAACTTCCATGTTTATCGACTGCTGATCCCACAGGAGAGGGACTGTTTAGATGTGCTGGCCTCCCTCACTCGACTTTCACGCCCAG AATCCTATGGAGagctgttttgtttctcttttaacCCCAACCTGGATAAAGAGTTAAGGGAAAAGGCCTGGGGCTTCATCGACCTGAAGGCAGAATTCAATCGAATGGGAATACCTAGCAACCTCTGGCATGTCACAGCAGCCAACCATGAGTACAGA TTGTGTGACACTTACCCGTCAGAGCTGTTTGTGCCAAAGTCAGCCTTTCCTGCTGTCATTGTGGGCAGTGCCAAGTTCCGGAGTCGAGGACGTCTTCCTGTTCTCTCCTACTTCCACAGAGACACCAGT GCGTCAATCTGTCGGAGCAGTCAGCCTCTTTCTGGTTTCAGTGCGCGTTCCTCAGATGATGAGCAGATGCTACAAGCCATTATGAAGTCAAACCCCATCAGCGAGTTCATGTATGTGGTGGACACAAGGCCAAAG CTCAATGCCATGGCTAATCGTGCTGCGGGGAAAGGCTATGAGAATGAAGACCATTACACTAACATAAAACTGCAGTTCATTGGCATAGAAAACATCCATGTCATGAGGAACAGCCAACAGAAGCTTATAGATG TTGGCGAACTCGCGGCTCCCTCAATGAGTGATTTCCTGTGGGGTCTGGAGAACTCTGGGTGGCTAAAACACATCAAAGCTGTACTAGATGCTGGGGTCTTTATTGCAAAG GCAGTGGCAGAGGATGGAGTGAGTGTTCTGGTGCACTGTTCAGACGGCTGGGACAGAACAGCTCAGGCCTGTTCGGTGGCTAGTGTACTACTAGATCCATACTACAGAACTATCAAAGGACTGATG GTTCTGATCGAGAAGGACTGGGTATCATTTGGACACAAGTTTTCCCACAG GTACGCTCACCTTGACGGTGACCCCAAGGAGGTTTCTCCAGTCATGGACCAGTTTCTGGAATGTGTGTGGCAGCTGATGCAGCAGTTCCCCTGTGCGTTTGAGTTCAATGAGCGATTCCTCATAcagctacacacacatatatactccTGCCAGTACGGGAACTTCATCGGCAATTGCCAGAAAGAAAGGAGAGATTTAag GTTACAGGAGCGAACACACTCTTTGTGGCCGCACCTATGGGAGAACAGGGCTGAATACACAAACCCTCTGTACAGGACAGACCACAGCCAGACACAGGGGGTTCTGAAACCTCTCACCACTGCCTACTGCTTCAA GTTTTGGAAGGGGATGTACGGCCGTGCAGAGAAAAGTGTAGCTTCACACCAGTCTCCAGCCGATTGCCTGAATGCGGTGAGGGAGGAGTCACAACAATTGGAGGAGGAGCTTAGCGCCCACCAGGAG AGACTTGCCCAACTGAAGGAGAAGAAAACTTCAGGGGGGAGGAAGAAGACCAACAAGCTGTCTGAACGTGTCCGCCGTCCAATTCCAATCGAGAGCAAACTCAGCAGCCCTCTAGACTACTTCACCACCACAAGAAGCGAGAAACATACTCCTTCCTTCACACTGCCACTAGAGTTAGCAGCCCCACCCAAGAACGGTGACCCTGATGACCTTTCAACCTGCAGTGATTTCGAGTCAGGCGTGGCTGACCTCAGCAGCCGCTCCTCTAGTGCTGGAGACGATGCTAAGGACCCCGACTCAGATGAAGCGGTCAAAACAAACGTCTGA
- the LOC109092878 gene encoding myotubularin-related protein 7-like isoform X2, which translates to MEHIRTPKVENVHMIDRLTPRKSTVGTLYLSSTHTIFVENSEARKETWVLHSLVYNVERFPTNPSGSPLIIRCKNFHVYRLLIPQERDCLDVLASLTRLSRPESYGELFCFSFNPNLDKELREKAWGFIDLKAEFNRMGIPSNLWHVTAANHEYRLCDTYPSELFVPKSAFPAVIVGSAKFRSRGRLPVLSYFHRDTSASICRSSQPLSGFSARSSDDEQMLQAIMKSNPISEFMYVVDTRPKLNAMANRAAGKGYENEDHYTNIKLQFIGIENIHVMRNSQQKLIDVGELAAPSMSDFLWGLENSGWLKHIKAVLDAGVFIAKAVAEDGVSVLVHCSDGWDRTAQACSVASVLLDPYYRTIKGLMVLIEKDWVSFGHKFSHRYAHLDGDPKEVSPVMDQFLECVWQLMQQFPCAFEFNERFLIQLHTHIYSCQYGNFIGNCQKERRDLRLQERTHSLWPHLWENRAEYTNPLYRTDHSQTQGVLKPLTTAYCFKFWKGMYGRAEKSVASHQSPADCLNAVREESQQLEEELSAHQEVPRETDAGQETCPTEGEENFRGEEEDQQAV; encoded by the exons ATGGAGCACATCAGAACACCAAAG GTGGAAAATGTGCATATGATTGATAGACTGACCCCCAGAAAATCTACGGTGGGCACATTATACCTCTCCTCAACTCACACTATATTTGTAGAGAACTCGGAGGCCCGCAAAGAGACCTGG GTTCTGCACAGTTTGGTATATAATGTGGAGAGATTCCCAACAAACCCATCAGGAAGTCCTCTCATTATCCGCTGTAAGAACTTCCATGTTTATCGACTGCTGATCCCACAGGAGAGGGACTGTTTAGATGTGCTGGCCTCCCTCACTCGACTTTCACGCCCAG AATCCTATGGAGagctgttttgtttctcttttaacCCCAACCTGGATAAAGAGTTAAGGGAAAAGGCCTGGGGCTTCATCGACCTGAAGGCAGAATTCAATCGAATGGGAATACCTAGCAACCTCTGGCATGTCACAGCAGCCAACCATGAGTACAGA TTGTGTGACACTTACCCGTCAGAGCTGTTTGTGCCAAAGTCAGCCTTTCCTGCTGTCATTGTGGGCAGTGCCAAGTTCCGGAGTCGAGGACGTCTTCCTGTTCTCTCCTACTTCCACAGAGACACCAGT GCGTCAATCTGTCGGAGCAGTCAGCCTCTTTCTGGTTTCAGTGCGCGTTCCTCAGATGATGAGCAGATGCTACAAGCCATTATGAAGTCAAACCCCATCAGCGAGTTCATGTATGTGGTGGACACAAGGCCAAAG CTCAATGCCATGGCTAATCGTGCTGCGGGGAAAGGCTATGAGAATGAAGACCATTACACTAACATAAAACTGCAGTTCATTGGCATAGAAAACATCCATGTCATGAGGAACAGCCAACAGAAGCTTATAGATG TTGGCGAACTCGCGGCTCCCTCAATGAGTGATTTCCTGTGGGGTCTGGAGAACTCTGGGTGGCTAAAACACATCAAAGCTGTACTAGATGCTGGGGTCTTTATTGCAAAG GCAGTGGCAGAGGATGGAGTGAGTGTTCTGGTGCACTGTTCAGACGGCTGGGACAGAACAGCTCAGGCCTGTTCGGTGGCTAGTGTACTACTAGATCCATACTACAGAACTATCAAAGGACTGATG GTTCTGATCGAGAAGGACTGGGTATCATTTGGACACAAGTTTTCCCACAG GTACGCTCACCTTGACGGTGACCCCAAGGAGGTTTCTCCAGTCATGGACCAGTTTCTGGAATGTGTGTGGCAGCTGATGCAGCAGTTCCCCTGTGCGTTTGAGTTCAATGAGCGATTCCTCATAcagctacacacacatatatactccTGCCAGTACGGGAACTTCATCGGCAATTGCCAGAAAGAAAGGAGAGATTTAag GTTACAGGAGCGAACACACTCTTTGTGGCCGCACCTATGGGAGAACAGGGCTGAATACACAAACCCTCTGTACAGGACAGACCACAGCCAGACACAGGGGGTTCTGAAACCTCTCACCACTGCCTACTGCTTCAA GTTTTGGAAGGGGATGTACGGCCGTGCAGAGAAAAGTGTAGCTTCACACCAGTCTCCAGCCGATTGCCTGAATGCGGTGAGGGAGGAGTCACAACAATTGGAGGAGGAGCTTAGCGCCCACCAGGAGGTACCACGGGAGACGGACGCGGGACAAG AGACTTGCCCAACTGAAGGAGAAGAAAACTTCAGGGGGGAGGAAGAAGACCAACAAGCTGTCTGA
- the LOC109092888 gene encoding vacuolar protein sorting-associated protein 37A, producing MNWIFPQSKGSGSIPPLNSLQKQRQRQIESLKAAHSNLAEIQKDVEYRLPFTVNNSTITVNILLPPQFPQEKPVVSVFPPVGHHLIDSNNGTMVTSPLITNFGMHSDLGKVIQSLLDEFWKSPPALMSGSTFPYMYKPSGMPPYPTQGFHFVPAFPPQDGQRPIGPAPVPHAGVEPQQAPPRPAAPAFGLITDLPLPVPTADSQYGLNGHIYKMPEIPDTFPELSEMSVSQLKDMSDQDDVLLEFFMCLPQLKQVTSDKEELVNNIVEIAKKNLQLEPQLEGKRQEMLCKYEQLTQMKSVFETKMQRQHELSESCSLSALQARLKVAAHQAEEESEETAENFLEGKTEIDEFLTSFMEKRTLCHCRRAKEEKLQQCMTVPYHTLD from the exons ATGAACTGGATTTTCCCCCAGTCCAAGGGCTCTGGATCGATCCCTCCTCTGAACAGTTTACAGAAACAAAGACAGAGACAGATCGAGTCTCTCAAAGCTGCTCACTCCAA TCTTGCAGAAATTCAGAAGGATGTAGAGTACAGACTTCCTTTTACTGTCAACAATTCAACTATTACTGTCAATAT CTTGCTCCCTCCACAGTTTCCTCAGGAGAAACCAGTGGTCAGTGTTTTCCCACCAGTAGGTCATCATTTAATAGACAGTAACAATGGAACAATGGTTACCAGTCCACTCATAACTAAT TTTGGAATGCATTCAGATTTAGGCAAAGTAATTCAGAGTTTGCTAGATGAGTTTTGGAAAAGTCCTCCTGCCTTGATGTCGGGTTCCACCTTTCCTTA TATGTACAAACCATCGGGGATGCCTCCTTACCCAACTCAGGGCTTCCATTTTGTTCCTGCCTTCCCACCACAGGATGGTCAGCGGCCTATCGGCCCTGCCCCTGTGCCACATGCAGGGGTGGAGCCTCAACAAGCCCCTCCCCGACCAGCAGCACCAGCTTTTGGACTCATCACCGACCTTCCTCTTCCGGTACCAACTGCTGACTCACAG TACGGTCTGAATGGACACATATACAAGATGCCTGAAATCCCAGATACCTTTCCAGAACTGTCTGAGATGAG TGTTTCTCAACTGAAGGACATGAGCGATCAAGATGACGTGCTCTTGGAGTTCTTCATGTGTCTGCCTCAGCTCAAACAAGTAACCTCTGACAAAGAGGAGCTGGTCAACAACATCGTAGAGATAGCCA AGAAGAACCTACAGCTCGAGCCTCAACTGGAGGGCAAGAGACAAGAGATGTTGTGTAAA TATGAACAGTTAACCCAGATGAAGTCGGTATTTGAAACCAAAATGCAAAGACAACATGAGCTCAGTGAg AGCTGCAGTCTGAGTGCGCTGCAGGCCAGATTAAAGGTGGCGGCCCATCAGGCTGAAGAGGAGTCTGAGGAGACAGCGGAGAACTTCCTGGAAGGAAAGACAGAAATTGATGAATTCTTAACCAGCTTCATGGAAAAGAGAACG ctttgccattgcagAAGAGCCAAAGAGGAAAAGCTCCAGCAATGCATGACGGTTCCCTACCACACATTAGATTGA